The following proteins are encoded in a genomic region of Gimesia algae:
- the xerC gene encoding tyrosine recombinase XerC, with protein MISSQAVRSIDLHDAIDHFLRYLQIERNSSDLTLKSYAEDLESLVEYLSEYEGSLLPPDQIGISELRRYVAYLHECQYEKSTIARRLACLRSFFRYCCREGYSKTNPAKPLRTPRTGRKLPHFLTTDQIGTLLEAPPANQKMGLRDRAILETLYSAGLRVSELVALNLSDWDQDANIIRVLGKGRKERIAPIGSFAAKALTHWLEEREAKPGAHPDSDALFLNRLKTRLTSRSVGRMLEKYLLQTGLDKKTSPHTLRHTFATHLLDGGADLRSVQELLGHKSLTTTQIYTHVSTKRLLETYEKAHPHARRPKK; from the coding sequence ATGATCTCTTCGCAAGCAGTCAGGTCGATTGACCTTCATGATGCGATTGACCACTTTCTGCGATATCTGCAAATCGAAAGAAATTCTTCAGATCTGACCCTGAAGTCTTACGCGGAAGATCTGGAAAGCCTGGTGGAATATCTATCGGAGTACGAAGGCTCGCTTCTACCACCCGACCAGATCGGAATCAGTGAACTCAGACGGTACGTCGCGTATCTGCATGAATGCCAATACGAAAAAAGCACAATCGCCAGGCGTCTGGCCTGCCTCCGTAGTTTTTTCCGGTACTGCTGTCGGGAAGGGTACTCCAAAACCAATCCTGCCAAACCGCTTCGTACGCCGCGGACCGGCAGAAAATTACCCCACTTTTTAACGACTGATCAGATAGGAACTTTACTCGAAGCGCCCCCGGCAAACCAGAAAATGGGTTTGCGTGACAGGGCAATTCTGGAAACACTCTATTCCGCCGGACTGCGTGTCTCTGAACTGGTGGCGCTGAACCTGAGTGACTGGGATCAGGATGCCAACATCATTCGCGTCCTCGGTAAAGGTCGCAAAGAACGCATCGCCCCCATTGGAAGTTTTGCCGCCAAAGCCTTAACACACTGGCTGGAAGAACGCGAAGCCAAACCAGGCGCGCATCCCGATTCCGACGCCTTATTTCTTAATCGCCTGAAAACCAGACTCACCTCGCGAAGTGTCGGGAGGATGCTGGAAAAATATCTCCTGCAGACAGGTCTGGATAAAAAAACCAGCCCTCACACATTAAGGCACACCTTTGCCACACACCTGCTGGATGGAGGAGCAGACTTACGCAGCGTGCAGGAACTGCTGGGACATAAGAGTCTGACAACCACTCAGATTTATACTCACGTCAGTACGAAGCGTCTGCTTGAAACCTATGAAAAAGCCCATCCCCACGCACGACGACCCAAAAAATAA